In the genome of Populus trichocarpa isolate Nisqually-1 chromosome 6, P.trichocarpa_v4.1, whole genome shotgun sequence, one region contains:
- the LOC7497605 gene encoding heat shock factor protein HSF30, which produces MVVPDGGDFFGYALAGVSSASFSATAMLPKLILDDDHSLTNAIKSEKDHKVGQESNMSPLHDTACCGGGGGTSSPSSSSSMNTREMQKAAAVLEVEEEKRIKATAVTVKEEDDDGVDSLNELKGGGGGGNNKNNNGISSSSCSSVDLPKPMEGLHEAGPPPFLKKTFEMVGDPETDETVSWGKNRDSFVVWDSHEFSKNLLPKYFKHSNFSSFIRQLNTYGFRKIDPDRWEFANEGFHGAKKHLLKTIKRRSRYNKQQSGAVTGVNDSTKPRLEAELENLKDDQDVLRLEILKIRQKQQESQTQLSAVEERIQAAECKQLQMFIFFTKAARNPGFIQQLIQKRKQKGKVDGIEFCKKRRLLQTHLPESFPAAVDTNQSVHFKNHAQEQLATMQTEITEILTEDVETCQMLKVFPAPMSDGFCCPILQDHNANIMCEKSTQDMSSAYNLMSEKLLDDGSVIEDLVDEEVDVNDSKLYLELEDLIGMPRMWGGFATELVGHTAGCVGSIPRL; this is translated from the exons ATGGTGGTTCCAGACGGTGGCGATTTTTTCGGCTACGCTCTTGCCGGTGTTTCTTCTGCATCATTTTCTGCAACAGCTATGTTACCAAAACTCATTTTGGATGATGATCATTCATTGACAAATGCAATAAAATCGGAGAAAGATCATAAAGTGGGTCAAGAGAGTAATATGTCCCCTTTACACGACACCGCTTGTTGCGGTGGAGGCGGCGGGACTTCatctccatcatcatcatcatcaatgaatacAAGAGAAATGCAGAAAGCAGCAGCAGTACTGGAGGTAGAGGAGGAGAAAAGAATCAAAGCAACAGCAGTCACGgtcaaagaagaagatgatgatggtgtAGATAGTCTCAATGAGTTGAAGGGAGGAGGCGGTGGcggtaataataaaaataacaatgggATATCGTCGTCTTCGTGTTCCTCTGTGGATTTACCTAAACCCATGGAGGGTTTACATGAGGCAGGTCCACCTCCGTTTCTGAAGAAGACATTTGAGATGGTGGGGGATCCGGAAACGGATGAAACAGTGTCGTGGGGCAAGAATCGCGATAGTTTTGTTGTTTGGGACTCTCATGAATTCTCTAAAAATCTGCTTCCAAAGTATTTCAAGCACAGTAATTTCTCCAGCTTCATTCGCCAGCTAAATACCTAC GGCTTTAGAAAGATTGATCCGGATAGATGGGAGTTTGCAAATGAAGGGTTTCACGGTGCCAAGAAGCATTTGCTAAAGACCATCAAGAGAAGAAGCAGGTATAACAAACAGCAGAGCGGAGCAGTTACTGGCGTCAATGATTCAACAAAACCTCGTTTGGAAGCTGAACTTGAAAATCTGAAGGATGATCAGGATGTTTTAAGGTTGGAAATCTTGAAAATTAGACAGAAGCAGCAGGAGTCGCAAACTCAACTGAGTGCTGTTGAAGAACGCATTCAAGCTGCAGAGTGCAAGCAATTGCagatgtttattttctttaccaaAGCTGCCAGAAATCCTGGATTTATTCAACAACTAATCCAGAAGAGAAAGCAAAAAGGGAAGGTAGATGGGATTGAATTTTGCAAGAAAAGACGACTGCTTCAAACCCATCTCCCTGAAAGCTTTCCTGCTGCCGTGGATACCAACCAAAGCGTCCATTTTAAAAACCATGCTCAGGAACAACTGGCCACAATGCAGACCGAAATTACTGAGATTTTAACTGAGGATGTGGAGACCTGCCAAATGTTGAAAGTATTTCCAGCTCCAATGAGTGATGGGTTTTGCTGTCCGATACTTCAAGATCATAATGCAAATATAATGTGCGAAAAAAGTACTCAAGATATGTCCTCTGCTTATAATCTAATGTCAGAGAAGCTACTGGATGATGGTTCGGTGATTGAGGATTTGGTTGATGAGGAGGTAGATGTCAATGACTCAAAACTCTACCTTGAATTAGAGGATTTGATTGGGATGCCACGAATGTGGGGTGGATTTGCAACCGAGTTAGTAGGGCATACAGCTGGTTGTGTTGGATCAATTCCCAGATTGTAA
- the LOC7484661 gene encoding uncharacterized protein LOC7484661 isoform X3, whose protein sequence is MAEPESKQTHLRHQSSRLEKAAENDVKAKAPNLIERAKEEIEAIIHHGKSPVHHHIETHGRNDDIDDSTPIDQVKGPSVFQRAKEEVEALVQTIHRKKESSNSVSSPKKEGGFGACIGKGLEKICSFNWGSKRD, encoded by the exons ATGGCTGAACCTGAATCAAAACAAACCCATCTCAG gCATCAATCTTCAAGATTGGAGAAAGCAG CAGAGAATGATGTCAAGGCAAAGGCACCCAATCTAATTGAAAGAGCAAAGGAAGAGATTGAAGCAATCATTCACCATGGCAAGTCACCAGTCCATCATCATATAGAAACTCATGGAAGGAATGATGACATTGATGATAGTACCCCAATTGATCAAGTCAAAGGTCCAAGCGTTTTCCAACGAGCAAAGGAAGAAGTCGAAGCCCTTGTTCAAACAATCCATCGTAAGAAAGAATCCAGCAATTCTGTGTCTTCTCCGAAGAAGGAAGGTGGTTTTGGAGCTTGTATTGGGAAAGGGTTGGAAAAAATTTGCTCCTTTAACTGGGGTAGTAAGAgagattaa
- the LOC7497606 gene encoding uncharacterized protein LOC7497606, protein MAETPLFTFSPLRKSHLKSQTYRTLVRILSHPQLCQFVPPPPGNGGDGGPHVLGNQVCSRHVELCHESLLDKNGQERGFSDTQAVINEVENIMGIEEDENLVIDQTACGTGLQDRDLIQAQHLLIDELEHLMKGNVELVCHNNSGPVTNRNRNAAGDVVAVSNNQDEHFERHPVVIKECRGVGQLQLDEETLCQNNKISSEVSKPVDNCEESSLSRTNGLEVNNEMQQKEIQSDKSVCADATMGYPPEDGEIEEREVSGEFEVDDGSVDMFSEDAVAPQEKKVDEKQASEAIIDKNRLPINEKNEANKKHSWFSSSMAYTVENAKDRREVEAQQRFSSEMACKRKVVTYEDPILAEEGVWCKKQKKCHGVREQNDGSAAKDQKRDSRVKEQKKGNVANDGVGCPVVCPNNLASFTENSDQTASANQGIVSKEKDAGLCNKKKRGPPSKEKKAKKKEKERKKRAEKNRQLGVKRMKLLPVLNQKPVSPCRHFLKGRCREGQKCKFSHDAIPLTKSEPCHHFARHKCMKGDNCPYDHQLSKYPCTNYVSKGYCIRGDSCMFSHKEDLASTSNVSNVCTPKVKPPSLPSTSNSKRQLDISGTSNQTAKALPDSTGVISDDRRAALNVAKTVQNLPALVPKGLSFLSGGKKSMVESSPKTSSPSLKSNVFVKVGNQIDQCASVTVQSCNEIPRKIPSVVAPKGINFLSFGKAPLDKCSSTMKLKSLAFNQGNGVNLFSSKNFAVHEEACSSSNKDNSVLVGKETHQSVSNMAAHGLNKMLQKTEPTAFQDASADSFRRNQQASLPLSSGSGVHASVQESKIASNKHVELSALQGRLPASPLGSGQSSDQLAHACLKNKPISAQKALMSTLAFATKVESLMKMNQSTGGAFAVSSMVSKESRDSTTPRGLQIDSEKASKVLDFLSGIGGETKQ, encoded by the exons ATGGCAGAGACTCctcttttcactttttctcCACTACGCAAATCGCATCTCAAAAGTCAAACTTATCGCACTCTTGTTCGAATTTTATCGCACCCTCAGCTTTGTCAATTTGTTCCTCCGCCaccag gTAATGGTGGTGATGGAGGGCCGCATGTGTTGGGAAACCAAGTATGCAGTAGGCATGTGGAGTTGTGCCATGAAAGTTTGCTGGATAAAAATGGCCAAGAAAGAGGGTTTAGTGACACGCAAGCGGTGATCAATGAGGTAGAGAACATAATGGGaatagaagaagatgagaaCTTGGTGATTGATCAAACTGCTTGTGGAACTGGTTTACAAGATAGAGATTTAATTCAGGCGCAACATTTGCTAATTGATGAGTTAGAGCATCTCATGAAAGGAAACGTGGAGCTTGTTTGTCACAACAATTCTGGCCCTGTGACTAACCGGAATCGGAATGCTGCTGGTGATGTTGTTGCGGTTTCAAACAACCAAGATGAACATTTTGAGCGCCATCCAGTTGTTATCAAAGAATGCAGGGGTGTCGGCCAGCTACAACTTGATGAAGAAACCCTAtgtcaaaataacaaaataagcaGTGAAGTTTCAAAACCAGTTGATAATTGTGAAGAAAGTTCATTGTCGAGGACTAATGGATTGGAAGTAAATAATGAAATGCAACAGAAAGAGATACAATCGGACAAATCAGTTTGTGCCGATGCCACAATGGGTTATCCTCCTGAAGATGGTGAGATAGAAGAGCGAGAAGTTTCTGGTGAGTTTGAGGTGGATGATGGATCAGTCGATATGTTTTCTGAGGATGCTGTAGCGCCACAGGAGAAGAAAGTTGATGAGAAGCAAGCTTCTGAAGctattattgataaaaataggcttcctattaatgaaaaaaatgaagcaaacaAGAAGCACTCctggttttcttcttctatggCGTACACAGTTGAGAATGCTAAAGATAGAAGAGAAGTGGAAGCCCAACAACGTTTCTCAAGTGAAATGGCATGTAAACGGAAAGTTGTAACTTATGAAGATCCTATATTAGCTGAAGAGGGTGTCTGGtgtaagaaacaaaagaaatgccATGGAGTCAGGGAGCAAAATGATGGGAGTGCAGCAAAAGACCAAAAAAGAGACAGCAGAGTTAAGGAACAAAAGAAAGGGAATGTTGCCAATGATGGTGTTGGCTGCCCAGTGGTTTGTCCTAACAATCTGGCGTCGTTCACAGAAAATTCAGATCAAACTGCATCTGCAAACCAAGGAATTGTATCGAAAGAAAAG GATGCTGGTCTATGCAATAAGAAAAAGCGTGGTCCTCCTTCtaaggaaaagaaagcaaagaagaaG gaaaaagaacgaaaaaaacGGGCTGAAAAGAACAGACAACTTGGTGTTAAAAGGATGAAGTTACTTCCTGTGCTGAATCAGAAACCTGTATCACCCTGCCGTCATTTTCTCAAGGGGAGATGCCGGGAG gGTCAAAAATGCAAATTTTCCCATGATGCAATACCTTTGACAAAATCTGAG CCATGCCATCATTTTGCACGTCACAAATGCATGAAAGGTGACAATTGTCCATATGATCATCAGCTCTCCAAGTATCCTTGTACAAACTATGTGTCAAAAGGTTATTGTATCAGGGGGGACAGTTGTATGTTTTCACACAAG GAAGATCTTGCATCTACATCAAACGTTTCAAATGTTTGCACTCCTAAGGTGAAGCCTCCATCTTTGCCGAGCACTTCAAATTCTAAGAGGCAACTGGATATTAGTGGAACTTCCAACCAGACTGCCAAAGCCTTGCCTGATTCCACAGGAGTTATTTCTGATGATAGACGTGCTGCACTAAATGTGGCAAAGACTGTACAGAATTTGCCTGCACTGGTGCCCAAAGGTCTTAGCTTTCTTTCTGGTGGGAAGAAGTCAATGGTTGAATCTAGTCCTAAAACAAGCAGCCCATCTCTGAAGAGTAACGTGTTTGTCAAAGTTGGAAACCAGATAGATCAATGTGCATCCGTCACAGTTCAAAGCTGCAATGAGATTCCTAGGAAAATTCCTTCCGTTGTTGCACCAAAGGGGATAAATTTCCTTTCATTTGGCAAAGCTCCATTGGATAAATGTTCAAGtactatgaaattaaaaagcttGGCCTTTAATCAGGGAAATGGTGTCAACttattttcatccaaaaattTCGCTGTGCACGAAGAAGCTTGCTCATCTTCAAATAAGGATAATAGTGTCCTAGTTGGCAAAGAGACACACCAAAGTGTGTCAAATATGGCGGCGCATGGGTTGAATAAGATGCTGCAGAAAACTGAACCTACAGCATTTCAAGATGCTTCAGCAGATAGTTTTAGGAGAAACCAGCAGGCTAGCTTGCCTTTAAGTTCTGGTAGCGGTGTTCATGCATCTGTTCAAGAAAGTAAAATTGCATCCAATAAACATGTAGAGTTGAGTGCACTCCAAGGGAGGTTGCCAGCTTCACCGCTTGGTTCAGGTCAATCTTCTGATCAGTTGGCACATGCatgtttgaaaaacaaaccaatatCTGCTCAGAAGGCACTTATGTCAACACTAGCATTTGCTACAAAGGTTGAATCTCTAATGAAGATGAATCAGTCCACTGGTGGTGCTTTTGCTGTCAGTAGCATGGTCAGCAAGGAAAGCAGGGATAGTACTACACCTAGAGGTTTACAGATTGACTCAGAAAAGGCATCaaaagttttggattttttatctGGTATTGGTGGTGAAACAAAGCAGTAA
- the LOC7484661 gene encoding uncharacterized protein LOC7484661 isoform X1, which produces MAEPESKQTHLSTPSKEEIEALVQTKIYSENNHDERHQSSRLEKAAENDVKAKAPNLIERAKEEIEAIIHHGKSPVHHHIETHGRNDDIDDSTPIDQVKGPSVFQRAKEEVEALVQTIHRKKESSNSVSSPKKEGGFGACIGKGLEKICSFNWGSKRD; this is translated from the exons ATGGCTGAACCTGAATCAAAACAAACCCATCTCAG CACCCCATCAAAGGAAGAGATTGAGGCTCTTGTTCAAACCAAGATTTACTCAGAAAATAATCATGACGAGAG gCATCAATCTTCAAGATTGGAGAAAGCAG CAGAGAATGATGTCAAGGCAAAGGCACCCAATCTAATTGAAAGAGCAAAGGAAGAGATTGAAGCAATCATTCACCATGGCAAGTCACCAGTCCATCATCATATAGAAACTCATGGAAGGAATGATGACATTGATGATAGTACCCCAATTGATCAAGTCAAAGGTCCAAGCGTTTTCCAACGAGCAAAGGAAGAAGTCGAAGCCCTTGTTCAAACAATCCATCGTAAGAAAGAATCCAGCAATTCTGTGTCTTCTCCGAAGAAGGAAGGTGGTTTTGGAGCTTGTATTGGGAAAGGGTTGGAAAAAATTTGCTCCTTTAACTGGGGTAGTAAGAgagattaa
- the LOC7484661 gene encoding uncharacterized protein LOC7484661 isoform X4, giving the protein MAEPESKQTHLRHQSSRLEKAENDVKAKAPNLIERAKEEIEAIIHHGKSPVHHHIETHGRNDDIDDSTPIDQVKGPSVFQRAKEEVEALVQTIHRKKESSNSVSSPKKEGGFGACIGKGLEKICSFNWGSKRD; this is encoded by the exons ATGGCTGAACCTGAATCAAAACAAACCCATCTCAG gCATCAATCTTCAAGATTGGAGAAAGCAG AGAATGATGTCAAGGCAAAGGCACCCAATCTAATTGAAAGAGCAAAGGAAGAGATTGAAGCAATCATTCACCATGGCAAGTCACCAGTCCATCATCATATAGAAACTCATGGAAGGAATGATGACATTGATGATAGTACCCCAATTGATCAAGTCAAAGGTCCAAGCGTTTTCCAACGAGCAAAGGAAGAAGTCGAAGCCCTTGTTCAAACAATCCATCGTAAGAAAGAATCCAGCAATTCTGTGTCTTCTCCGAAGAAGGAAGGTGGTTTTGGAGCTTGTATTGGGAAAGGGTTGGAAAAAATTTGCTCCTTTAACTGGGGTAGTAAGAgagattaa
- the LOC7497604 gene encoding BTB/POZ domain and ankyrin repeat-containing protein NPR1 has translation MDNRIGFSDSNEISNGSSTCCIETPSTSKPFTNPEIVALQQLSGNLEAIFDSQDFDYFADAKITSSNYNREVPVHRCILSARSPFFKSVFSSPVAKDRSGVAKFELKELAKDYDVGFDSLMTVLGYLYCGKVRPWPKDVCACVDDDCSHIACRPAVDLLTEVLYASFTFQVNELVALYQRHLLDILDKVSTDDILVILAVANICGEACERLLTRCVEIIVKSNVDIVTLDKALPQYIVKKIMDSRLELGLNVPENSNLLDKHVKRIHRALDSDDVELVRMLLKEAHTNLDDAHALHYAVSYCDAKTTTEILDLGLADVNCRNSRGYTVLHVAAMRKDPKIIVSLLTKGARLSDLTLDGRKALQISKRLTRAMDYHKSTEEGKASPKERLCIEILEQAERRDPLLGEASLSLAMAGDDLRMKLLYLENRVGLAKLLFPMEAKVAMDIAQVDGTSEFPLAGIRPSILSGAQRGAVDLNEAPFRMHEEHLNRMRALSRTVELGKRFFPRCSDVLNKIMDADDLSQIAYLGNETSEERLVKRQRHLELQDALSKAFNEDKQEFDRSVISSSSSTKSIGTARSNGKLIDMGGGH, from the exons ATGGATAATAGGATTGGTTTCTCTGATTCTAACGAGATCAGCAATGGAAGTAGCACTTGCTGCATAGAAACTCCCTCAACTTCAAAGCCTTTTACAAACCCAGAAATTGTAGCTCTTCAACAACTATCAGGAAACCTTGAAGCCATCTTTGACTCCCAAGATTTTGACTACTTTGCTGATGCCAAAATCACAAGCTCCAATTACAACCGTGAAGTCCCAGTTCACAGGTGCATTTTATCTGCGAGAAGTCCTTTTTTCAAGAGTGTTTTCTCGAGTCCTGTGGCTAAAGACAGAAGTGGGGTAGCAAAGTTTGAATTGAAGGAATTGGCTAAGGACTATGATGTTGGATTTGATTCACTTATGACAGTCTTGGGTTATTTATATTGTGGGAAAGTGAGGCCTTGGCCTAAAGATGTTTGTGCTTGTGTGGATGATGATTGTTCCCATATTGCTTGCCGGCCTGCAGTTGATCTCCTGACTGAGGTTCTTTATGCCTCTTTTACATTCCAGGTTAATGAGTTGGTGGCTCTTTATCAG AGGCACCTATTAGACATTCTTGACAAGGTTTCAACTGATGACATCTTGGTGATTCTAGCAGTTGCAAACATATGTGGTGAAGCTTGTGAGAGATTGCTAACAAGATGCGTTGAGATTATTGtgaaatcaaatgttgataTTGTTACTCTGGATAAAGCCTTGCCGCAATACATTGTGAAGAAAATCATGGATTCTCGTTTGGAACTTGGTTTGAATGTGCCTGAGAACAGTAACTTACTAGATAAACATGTAAAGAGAATACATCGGGCTCTGGACTCGGATGATGTTGAGCTAGTTAGAATGCTACTGAAAGAGGCACATACTAATCTAGATGATGCGCATGCACTCCACTATGCTGTTTCATACTGTGATGCAAAGACTACAACTGAGATTCTTGATCTTGGATTAGCTGATGTTAACTGCAGAAATTCAAGGGGTTACACCGTGCTGCATGTCGCTGCAATGCGGAAAGATCCTAAGATTATAGTATCTCTCTTAACGAAGGGAGCTCGGCTGTCAGATCTTACTTTAGATGGTAGGAAGGCTCTGCAGATATCAAAACGACTTACAAGGGCCATGGATTATCATAAGTCAACAGAGGAAGGAAAAGCTTCTCCCAAGGAGCGCTTGTGTATAGAAATATTGGAACAAGCAGAAAGGAGGGATCCATTACTTGGAGAGGCTTCTCTTTCTCTTGCTATGGCTGGTGATGACCTGCGAATGAAATTGTTGTACCTCGAAAATAGAG TTGGACTGGCAAAACTCCTTTTTCCCATGGAAGCAAAAGTTGCAATGGATATTGCTCAGGTTGATGGTACTTCTGAGTTTCCATTAGCTGGCATCAGGCCCAGCATCTTGTCTGGGGCACAAAGAGGAGCTGTGGACTTGAACGAGGCACCTTTCAGAATGCACGAGGAGCATCTAAATAGGATGAGAGCACTCTCTAGAACAG TGGAACTTGGGAAACGGTTTTTCCCACGTTGCTCAGACGTACTCAACAAGATCATGGATGCTGATGACCTATCACAGATAGCTTATTTAGGGAATGAAACTTCAGAGGAACGACTTGTGAAGAGACAGAGACACCTTGAACTCCAGGATGCTCTAAGCAAGGCATTCAATGAAGATAAACAAGAGTTCGACAGGTCTGTcatatcatcttcatcatccacCAAGTCAATTGGCACGGCGAGGTCTAATGGGAAGCTTATTGACATGGGTGGTGGTCATTAG
- the LOC7484661 gene encoding uncharacterized protein LOC7484661 isoform X2, giving the protein MAEPESKQTHLSTPSKEEIEALVQTKIYSENNHDERHQSSRLEKAENDVKAKAPNLIERAKEEIEAIIHHGKSPVHHHIETHGRNDDIDDSTPIDQVKGPSVFQRAKEEVEALVQTIHRKKESSNSVSSPKKEGGFGACIGKGLEKICSFNWGSKRD; this is encoded by the exons ATGGCTGAACCTGAATCAAAACAAACCCATCTCAG CACCCCATCAAAGGAAGAGATTGAGGCTCTTGTTCAAACCAAGATTTACTCAGAAAATAATCATGACGAGAG gCATCAATCTTCAAGATTGGAGAAAGCAG AGAATGATGTCAAGGCAAAGGCACCCAATCTAATTGAAAGAGCAAAGGAAGAGATTGAAGCAATCATTCACCATGGCAAGTCACCAGTCCATCATCATATAGAAACTCATGGAAGGAATGATGACATTGATGATAGTACCCCAATTGATCAAGTCAAAGGTCCAAGCGTTTTCCAACGAGCAAAGGAAGAAGTCGAAGCCCTTGTTCAAACAATCCATCGTAAGAAAGAATCCAGCAATTCTGTGTCTTCTCCGAAGAAGGAAGGTGGTTTTGGAGCTTGTATTGGGAAAGGGTTGGAAAAAATTTGCTCCTTTAACTGGGGTAGTAAGAgagattaa